Proteins from a single region of Schistocerca gregaria isolate iqSchGreg1 chromosome 3, iqSchGreg1.2, whole genome shotgun sequence:
- the LOC126355538 gene encoding spidroin-1-like: protein MWGRAHGGRRRTDGQADGQQGAVAAAADGKEGVWTDGQADGQQGAVAAAADGKEGVWTDGQADGQQGAVAAAADGKEGVWTDGQADGQQGAVAAAADGKEGVWTDGQADGQQGAVAAAADGKEGVWTDGQADGQQGAVAAAADGKEGVWTDGQADGQQGAVAAAADGKEGVWTDGQADGQQGAVAAAADGKEGVWTDGQADGQQGAVAAAADGKEGVWTDGQADGQQGAVAAAADGKEGVWTDGQADGQQGAVAAAADRKEGVWTDGQTGG from the coding sequence ATGTGGGGAAGGGCTCATGGCGGGAggcgacggacggacggacaggcgGACGGACAGCAGGGGGCGGTGGCGGCAGCAGCTGACGGAAAGGAGGGCGTATGGACGGACGGACAGGCGGACGGACAGCAGGGGGCGGTGGCGGCAGCAGCTGACGGAAAGGAGGGCGTATGGACGGACGGACAGGCGGACGGACAGCAGGGGGCGGTGGCGGCAGCAGCTGACGGAAAGGAGGGCGTATGGACGGACGGACAGGCGGACGGACAGCAGGGGGCGGTGGCGGCAGCAGCTGACGGAAAGGAGGGCGTATGGACGGACGGACAGGCGGACGGACAGCAGGGGGCGGTGGCGGCAGCAGCTGACGGAAAGGAGGGCGTATGGACGGACGGACAGGCGGACGGACAGCAGGGGGCGGTGGCGGCAGCAGCTGACGGAAAGGAGGGCGTATGGACGGACGGACAGGCGGACGGACAGCAGGGGGCGGTGGCGGCAGCAGCTGACGGAAAGGAGGGCGTATGGACGGACGGACAGGCGGACGGACAGCAGGGGGCGGTGGCGGCAGCAGCTGACGGAAAGGAGGGCGTATGGACGGACGGACAGGCGGACGGACAGCAGGGGGCGGTGGCGGCAGCAGCTGACGGAAAGGAGGGCGTATGGACGGACGGACAGGCGGACGGACAGCAGGGGGCGGTGGCGGCAGCAGCTGACGGAAAGGAGGGCGTATGGACGGACGGACAGGCGGACGGACAGCAGGGGGCGGTGGCGGCAGCAGCTGACAGAAAGGAGGGCGTATGGACGGACGGACAGACGGGCGGATAG